AGGCCCGCGCTCGCCTCGCCGCGCTCGTGGGCGGCGGCGTGCGCTTCGAGCTCGATCGGCGCGACGACGAGGTGCGCGGCTGGCGTGGGGGTGGATCCGCGCGGGCGGCCGACGCGCTGGCCCGCAAGGGCGTCACGCCCGAGGCGACCCTCGACCTCCACGGCGCCCGCGCCGACGAGGCCGAGGTGCGGGTCACCCGCTTCGTGCGCGCGCAGCACCGCAAGGGCGCGCGGCGCCTCTGCATCGTGCACGGCAAGGGCAACCACTCCGAGGGCGGCGTCGGCGTGCTGCGCGACGTGGTCGTGCACGCGCTCACCGAGGGCGGCGCGGCGCCCGTCGTGCACGCGTTCGCCACCGCGTCTCCGCACCTCGGCGGCACCGGAGCGCTCGTCGTGGAGCTCACGCGCTAGCAGGCCGGCTGAAGAACGCTCGCGTTCTTCAACCTGCCTGCCCCTTGCCTTTGCCCGTGCCCATGCCCTTGCCCGCGATCAGCGGTCACAGCTCTCGAGGAGCGTGACGAGCCTCGAGGCGATTTGCTCGAGCTGGCCGAGCGCCGTCTGCAGAGCGTGCTCGGGTACTTCTCCGCGGCCAAGAACCCGCGGGCAAGGGCAAGGGCAAGGAAGCAGGCTGCTTCTTCAGCAGCCCGCTGGAGTCACGTCGCGGTGCGCTCCGAGATCGCACTCTGATAGCGTGCCCGCCATGTGGCGTTGGATGCTCCTCGGTGCGCTCGGGCTCGTCGCCTGCGACGGTGACGCGGCCGAGGATCCGTGCGTCGAGCGGCTCCGCGCGCTCGAGGAGCGACTCGCCGTGGCGTCGGCGATGGCCGAGCCGTCCGGCGCGCCGCCCGACGTGCCGCTGCCCCACGCGGAGGGCGTGCCGCTCACGGTGGCCGTCCCGATCGTCACCGTGACCGCGGACGAGGTCCGCTTCGGCGAGCGCGGGGTCGGCGGCGGAGACGACCTCGAGCGGCTCGCCGAGACCCTCGGCG
This genomic stretch from Sandaracinaceae bacterium harbors:
- a CDS encoding Smr/MutS family protein is translated as MSGVRPLGAKPSGRKRSPEATAPPLPRVPSGDTEARARLAALVGGGVRFELDRRDDEVRGWRGGGSARAADALARKGVTPEATLDLHGARADEAEVRVTRFVRAQHRKGARRLCIVHGKGNHSEGGVGVLRDVVVHALTEGGAAPVVHAFATASPHLGGTGALVVELTR